A window of uncultured Gellertiella sp. genomic DNA:
TGCCGCTGATCGCGACCTTCGAATTCTCGATGCGGATGCGGCGTGGCGAATACAGTTTCGATGCCTACCGCTCGGTGTTTTCCGACGTGCAGTTCCGCGATTCCTTCAGCTATTCGATCCTGATGGCGGTTCTGACCATCCTGTTCGGCATGCTGCTTGTGGTGCCGACCGCCTACTGGGTGCGGCTGCGGCTGCCGCAGTTCCGTCCGGTGGTGGAATTCGTGACGCTGCTGCCGCTGGTCATTCCAGCCATCGTGCTGGTCTTCGGCTATCTCCGGATCTACAATTCCTCCTCGCTGATCCCCTTTACCGGCTCGGCACGCGGCACCGACCTGCTGCTGCTGTTTTCCTTCATGACGCTGTCCCTGCCCTACATGTACCGCTCGGTCGATACCGCGATGCGGACCATCGATGTCAACACCCTGACGGAAGCCGCCCAGAGCCTTGGCGCGCCCTGGCGCACCATCCTGTTTCGCTGCATATTCCCGAATGTGATGAGCGGCGTGCTGTCCGGGGCCTTCATCACCTTTGCCATCGTCATCGGCGAGTTCACCATGCCCTCGCTGCTGAACCGCCCGGCCTTCGGCCCCTACCTGCAACTGATCGGCGCCAACCGGGCCTACGAGCCCTCGGCACTCGCCATCATTGCCTTCGCCATCACCTGGATCAGCATCGGCATCCTGCAGCTCGCATCCCGTTTCAACAAGGCCGCTCCGGCCAGGCCCTGATTTCAAGAGATCACCCCATGTCCTTTCTCGAGCTTTCCGCCATCAAGAAGAATTTCGGCTCCGTCCAGGTCGTGCATGATTTCAACATGTCGATCGAAAAGGGAGAATTCGTCTCCTTCCTCGGGCCGTCGGGCTGCGGCAAGACCACCATCCTCAGGATGATCGCCGGCTTCGAGACGCCCTCCTCCGGCACCGTGCGGATCAACAATGTCGACCAGAACACGCTGAAGCCGAACCAGCGCAATATCGGCATGGTGTTCCAGGCCTATGCGCTGTTTCCCAACATGTCGGTCTTCGACAATGTCGCCTTCGGGCTGAAGGTCGCGGGCATGGCGAGGGCCGATATCGCGGCCCGGGTGAAGGAGATGCTGGGGCTGATCAAGCTCGACCATCTCGCCGAGCGCTATCCCTACCAGATGTCTGGCGGCCAGCAGCAGCGCGTGGCGCTCGCCCGGGCGCTGGCGGTCAAGCCGCAGGTGCTGCTGCTCGACGAACCGCTTTCGGCGCTCGATGCCAAAATCCGCGTGTCGCTGCGCGAGGAAATCCGGCTGATCCAGCGCCAGCTCGGCATCACCACCGTCTTCGTCACCCATGACCAGGAAGAGGCCCTGTCGATTTCCGACCGGATCGTGGTGATGAATGCCGGGCGCGCCGACCAGATCGGCACGCCGTCTGATATCTACAACAAGCCCGCCACCCGCTTCGTCGCCTCCTTCGTCGGCACGCTGAACCTGATCGACGGCACGGTGGAAGATCCCGCCGCAAACCGGGTCCGGATCGGCACCCGGTCGATCACGCTGCGCGAGCCGATCGCAGGCCTCAAGGGCGGCGACAAGGTGTCGATGGCGCTGCGCCCGGAAGCGGCTTCGCTCGCCGCATCGTCGCGCACCGACACCGCCATACCCGGCGAGGTGATTGCCTCGAGCTTCCTCGGCTCGGTGATCCGCACCCGCCTGAAAGTCGGCGACAACGTCATTTCCTTCGACATGTTCAACGACCCCGCCGTCGTCCCCGCCAAATCCGGCGAAACCGTCACCCTCCACTTCGCCGCCCGCGACCTGCTGGTGATCCGGGATTGAGGTCCTACCCCTTGCCCTGCAGGCGCTTGCGGGTTTCGCTGGCGCTTTCGCGGAAATGGGCGCGATAGGCGCGGGAGAAGGCGGAGGCGGAGTTGAAGCCGGTGGCAAGCGCTATATCGGCAAAGGCGAGACGGGTCTCGATGACCTTGCGCCGCGCCGCGTTGAGGCGAACCGCGAGATAGTGGACATGCGGGCCGACGCCGATCATCTCCTGGAACAGCGCCTGCAGATGCCGGGCGCTGACTCCCACCCTTTTTGATAGCCGCGACAGAAGCAGCGGCTGTTCGATGTTTTCTTCCATCAGCCGCACCGCCTCGCTGACCCTGCCATCCACCATTCTGAGGCTGCCGGTCGATGGCATGGCGGTGGTTTCGGCCCGGAAGCCCGCCTGCTCGTAGATGAACAGCCGCGACACCTCGAGCGCCAGCGAATAGCCCTGCCTGCGGCGGATGATTTCCAGCATCAGGTCCAGCGTCGGCAGGGATCCGCCGGTGGTGATCCGCTTGCCGTCGATCACGTAGCGGTCGCGCACCATCTGGATCTCGGGATAGGCGCTGGCGAAATCCTCGAAATCCTCCCAGTGGGTGGTGGCCGAAAACCGGTCGAGCAGGCTTGATTCGGCCAGCAGCCAGGTACCGGATTCGATCCCCACCATCATCCTGCGGTGCCGGGCGGTCTTCGACAGCAGCATCTTCAGCTGCGAGGTCGCCGCATCCCGCCAGCTGTAGCTGGAAACCACGAACAGCGGCGCCGTCTCCTTGTCCGGGCGGAAAGGTCCGTCGACCGGAATGGGAATGCGGCTGCGGGTCTCTATCGGCTTTCCATCCGGCGAAAAGATCCGCCAGCGGTAGAGATCCATGCCCGCGCTGCGGTTGGCGGCGCGCAGCGGCTCGATCACCGAGGCGAGCAGCAGCAGATTGGTGTCCGGCACCACCAGAATGTCGATGTCGAGCGTCTCGGATGTGGTATTGAACATCCGGTCAATATTCCTCGGACTTCCGATTTTGTCAATTATCCCTCCGGTTTCGCAAAGCATCACGGGGTGGATTCCGACGAGATATCGCCGATCAAACCATCTGGGAGATAGTACCGTGCCCCTTTCCATGAACCGCGATGTATTCATCACCGCCGCCATCACCGGCGCCGGCGACACGACGTCCAAGTCCGCGCATGTGCCGATCACGCCGAAGCAGATCGCCGACAGCGCCATCGATGCCGCCAAGGCCGGTGCAGCCGTCGTCCATTGCCACGTGCGTGACCCCGAGACCGGTGCGGCTGCCCGTGGCCTCGACCTCTACAGGGAAGTCACCGACCGCATCCGTTCGGCTGATATCGACGTGGTGCTGAACCTCACCGCCGGCATGGGCGGCGACCTGGTATTCGGCAATGTCGAAGCGCCGTTCCCGCTCAATGAAAAGGCCACCGACATGGCCGGCGCCACCGAGCGCGTCCGGCATGTGGCCGAGTGCCTGCCGGAAATCTGCACGCTCGATTGCGGCACCATGAATTTCTCGCTCGGCGACTACGTCATGACCAACACGCCGTCGATGCTGCGTGCCATGGCCAAGATGATGACCGATCTCGGCGTGCGTCCGGAAATCGAAGCCTTCGACACCGGCCATCTCTGGTTCGCCAAGCAGCTGGTCGAAGAAGGCCTGATCGAAGATCCGGTGCTGATCCAGCTCTGCATGGGCATTCCGTGGGGTGCGCCCGATGACCTCAACACCTTCATGGCGATGGTCAACAACGTGCCGTCGAGCTGGACCTTCTCGGCCTTCTCGATCGGCCGCAACGCGCTCGCCTATCCGGCAGCAGCCGTGCTGGCCGGCGGCAATGTCCGCGTCGGCCTCGAAGACAACCTCTATATCGGCAAGGGCCAGCTCGCCACCAATGCCCAGCTGGTCGAAAAGGCCGTTGGCGTCATCGAAGGCATGGGTGCCCGCATCATCGGCCCCGCCGAAGTCCGCAAGAAGCTGAAGCTCACCAAGCGCTGATATCCAGCGGGCAGCCCCTTTCCCCCGCGCCATCGGCAGGCGGGGGAAAGGGGCAACACCTCATTTCAGGGAAAGCACCCATGAACAACTCTATCAAACAGGCGGCCTGCGTTGGCGGCGGCGTTATCGGCGGCGGCTGGATCGCCCGCTTCCTGCTGGCAGGCATCGACGTCAATGTCTTCGATCCGCATCCCGAATCCGAGCGGATCGTCAATGAAGTCCTGACCAATGCACGCCGTGCCTATGGCATGCTGACCCAGGCACCGCTGCCGAAGGAAGGCAAGCTCACCTTCTGCAAGAGCCTTGAAGAGGCCGTCAAGGATGCTGACTGGATTCAGGAATCCGTTCCGGAACGCCTCGACCTGAAGCGCGGCGTGCTGAACAAGATCGACGCTGCCGCCCGTCCGGATGCGCTGATCGGCTCCTCCACCTCGGGCCTGATGCCATCCGACCTGCAGGCCGAGATGAAGCATCCCGAGCGGCTGTTCGTCGCCCATCCCTATAACCCCGTCTACCTGCTGCCGCTCGCCGAACTCGTTGGCGGCACCAAGACCGCCCGGGCAACGCTCGACGCCGCCAAGGCGAAGCTCGCCCCCATCGGCATGAAGGGCGTGATCATCGCCAAGGAAATCGAAGCCTTTGTCGGTGACCGCCTGCTCGAAGCCGTCTGGCGCGAAGGCCTGTGGCTGATCAAGGACGATATCTGCGATACCGAAACCCTTGACGACGTGATCCGCTATTCCTTCGGCATCCGCTGGGCGCAGATGGGCATGTTCGAAACCTACCGCATCGCCGGTGGCGAAGCCGGTATGCGCCACTTCCTCGCCCAGTTCGGCCCGTGCCTGTCCTGGCCGTGGACCAAGCTGACCGATGTCGTCGATCTCAACGACGAGCTGGTGGGCAAGATCGCCGACCAGTCCGACGCCCAGTCGGGTGCCCGTGGCATCCGCGAGCTGGAGCGCATCCGCGACCAGAACCTGGCCGGCATCATGCAGGCGCTGAAGGCTGGCGACGAGGGCCGTGGCTGGGGTGCGGGCAAACTGCTCGCCGAATTCGAAAGCCATCTGTGGAAGCAGGCCCCGAAGCCGGTTCTCAACGTCTCGGAAGAGCCGATCCGCCTGCTCGAGGTCAACGTGCATCCGGCCTGGGTCGATTACAACGGCCACATGACCGAGCACCGCTACCTGCAGGTCTTCGGCGATACCAGCGATGCGCTGCTGCGCCTGATCGGCTCCGACCTCGACTACGTCGCCGGTGGCCACAGCTACTACACGGTCGAAACCCACATTCGCCATCTCGGCGAAGCCAAGCTCGGCCAGGCGCTCTATTCGACGACGCAGCTGCTCTCGCATGACGACAAGCGCCTGCACGTCTTCTCGCGCATCCATGATGCCGGGACCGGCGACCTGCTGGCAACGGCGGAACAGATGCTGCTGCATGTCGACAGCAAGGCCGGCAAGTCCTGCCCCGCTGCCCCGGCCATTCTTGAAAACCTGAAGACCATCGCCGCCAGACACGCAGGCCTCGCCACCCCTGAAGGTGCAGGCCGCAGCGTCGGGCAGAAGCGGTAAAGAGACCTCGGCGGGCCTGCCCCACCCCTTCGCGCATATCTGCAGTCTGCACTATGAGCGTCC
This region includes:
- a CDS encoding ABC transporter permease — translated: MKKNTLGAWAIILFGASYFVLPLIATFEFSMRMRRGEYSFDAYRSVFSDVQFRDSFSYSILMAVLTILFGMLLVVPTAYWVRLRLPQFRPVVEFVTLLPLVIPAIVLVFGYLRIYNSSSLIPFTGSARGTDLLLLFSFMTLSLPYMYRSVDTAMRTIDVNTLTEAAQSLGAPWRTILFRCIFPNVMSGVLSGAFITFAIVIGEFTMPSLLNRPAFGPYLQLIGANRAYEPSALAIIAFAITWISIGILQLASRFNKAAPARP
- a CDS encoding ABC transporter ATP-binding protein, producing the protein MSFLELSAIKKNFGSVQVVHDFNMSIEKGEFVSFLGPSGCGKTTILRMIAGFETPSSGTVRINNVDQNTLKPNQRNIGMVFQAYALFPNMSVFDNVAFGLKVAGMARADIAARVKEMLGLIKLDHLAERYPYQMSGGQQQRVALARALAVKPQVLLLDEPLSALDAKIRVSLREEIRLIQRQLGITTVFVTHDQEEALSISDRIVVMNAGRADQIGTPSDIYNKPATRFVASFVGTLNLIDGTVEDPAANRVRIGTRSITLREPIAGLKGGDKVSMALRPEAASLAASSRTDTAIPGEVIASSFLGSVIRTRLKVGDNVISFDMFNDPAVVPAKSGETVTLHFAARDLLVIRD
- a CDS encoding GlxA family transcriptional regulator produces the protein MFNTTSETLDIDILVVPDTNLLLLASVIEPLRAANRSAGMDLYRWRIFSPDGKPIETRSRIPIPVDGPFRPDKETAPLFVVSSYSWRDAATSQLKMLLSKTARHRRMMVGIESGTWLLAESSLLDRFSATTHWEDFEDFASAYPEIQMVRDRYVIDGKRITTGGSLPTLDLMLEIIRRRQGYSLALEVSRLFIYEQAGFRAETTAMPSTGSLRMVDGRVSEAVRLMEENIEQPLLLSRLSKRVGVSARHLQALFQEMIGVGPHVHYLAVRLNAARRKVIETRLAFADIALATGFNSASAFSRAYRAHFRESASETRKRLQGKG
- a CDS encoding 3-keto-5-aminohexanoate cleavage protein; translated protein: MPLSMNRDVFITAAITGAGDTTSKSAHVPITPKQIADSAIDAAKAGAAVVHCHVRDPETGAAARGLDLYREVTDRIRSADIDVVLNLTAGMGGDLVFGNVEAPFPLNEKATDMAGATERVRHVAECLPEICTLDCGTMNFSLGDYVMTNTPSMLRAMAKMMTDLGVRPEIEAFDTGHLWFAKQLVEEGLIEDPVLIQLCMGIPWGAPDDLNTFMAMVNNVPSSWTFSAFSIGRNALAYPAAAVLAGGNVRVGLEDNLYIGKGQLATNAQLVEKAVGVIEGMGARIIGPAEVRKKLKLTKR
- a CDS encoding carnitine 3-dehydrogenase, with the protein product MNNSIKQAACVGGGVIGGGWIARFLLAGIDVNVFDPHPESERIVNEVLTNARRAYGMLTQAPLPKEGKLTFCKSLEEAVKDADWIQESVPERLDLKRGVLNKIDAAARPDALIGSSTSGLMPSDLQAEMKHPERLFVAHPYNPVYLLPLAELVGGTKTARATLDAAKAKLAPIGMKGVIIAKEIEAFVGDRLLEAVWREGLWLIKDDICDTETLDDVIRYSFGIRWAQMGMFETYRIAGGEAGMRHFLAQFGPCLSWPWTKLTDVVDLNDELVGKIADQSDAQSGARGIRELERIRDQNLAGIMQALKAGDEGRGWGAGKLLAEFESHLWKQAPKPVLNVSEEPIRLLEVNVHPAWVDYNGHMTEHRYLQVFGDTSDALLRLIGSDLDYVAGGHSYYTVETHIRHLGEAKLGQALYSTTQLLSHDDKRLHVFSRIHDAGTGDLLATAEQMLLHVDSKAGKSCPAAPAILENLKTIAARHAGLATPEGAGRSVGQKR